A portion of the Calothrix sp. 336/3 genome contains these proteins:
- a CDS encoding efflux RND transporter periplasmic adaptor subunit produces the protein MGEESTSELETQESVAVRDVQREIGKTNRQLAWLSPLLLGTGLGLAIAFGGTQIFSQRSATSSNPTTKKPQVANPTMTVTVIAVGSNSIAKTLNATGTVAARDLIPVLPQSNGLQIKQVLVNEGDNVKAGQLLAILDDSVLQSQITQARADFESTQADVASRKATVQSQQAAVTSSQAIVQQRKADLAQSQARLQEAEKNYQRYEKLVADGAISQQELDSRQTTVTTAREAVRLAQENIRSAEANVASARAAVGTARANLSSAEAEAKSSAAKITQFKTQLAQTLVRAPVAGVIAEKLVRVGDVTGVPPQTQVGTLVGGSQKLFSIIRNGKLELQASVPTVQLNQVREGAAVQVTSDVNPRIRLRGTVREIIPVVDDKRREATVKIDLPGTSWLKPGMFARAAINTSTVLGVAVPQKVVVPQPDGSAIAFILSGEDTVRAQKVELGEVLNNGKVEIKNGLQAGDRVVNQGAGYLKDGDKVRVVSTPGNDQ, from the coding sequence GTGGGTGAAGAAAGTACTTCGGAACTTGAGACGCAAGAGTCTGTGGCAGTCAGAGATGTCCAGAGGGAAATTGGCAAGACAAATCGACAACTTGCTTGGTTGTCACCGTTATTGTTAGGTACTGGTTTAGGTTTGGCGATCGCCTTTGGTGGTACACAAATTTTCAGCCAACGATCTGCTACTTCCAGTAATCCAACCACGAAAAAACCCCAGGTAGCTAACCCGACAATGACTGTGACAGTAATTGCAGTGGGCAGTAATTCCATTGCCAAAACATTAAATGCCACAGGTACAGTTGCCGCACGGGACTTAATTCCAGTTTTACCCCAAAGTAATGGTTTGCAAATCAAGCAAGTTCTGGTAAATGAGGGAGATAATGTGAAAGCCGGACAATTGCTGGCAATTTTAGATGATTCTGTTTTGCAATCTCAAATTACCCAAGCACGGGCAGATTTTGAGTCAACCCAAGCAGATGTCGCTTCTAGAAAAGCCACCGTGCAATCACAACAAGCAGCAGTAACTTCTAGTCAAGCCATTGTTCAACAAAGAAAAGCTGATTTAGCCCAATCCCAAGCCAGACTACAAGAGGCAGAAAAAAATTATCAACGCTATGAAAAGCTAGTTGCTGATGGGGCAATTAGTCAACAGGAATTAGATAGCCGCCAAACAACGGTGACTACTGCGAGGGAAGCAGTACGTTTAGCCCAGGAAAATATCCGTAGTGCAGAAGCAAATGTTGCCAGTGCCAGAGCCGCAGTGGGTACAGCCCGCGCTAATTTGAGTAGTGCGGAAGCGGAAGCCAAAAGTAGTGCGGCAAAAATTACCCAGTTTAAAACTCAACTGGCTCAAACCCTAGTACGCGCCCCAGTTGCTGGGGTAATTGCCGAAAAGTTAGTCCGAGTGGGAGATGTGACTGGTGTTCCTCCCCAAACCCAAGTGGGAACTTTAGTCGGTGGTTCCCAAAAGCTATTTTCCATCATTCGTAACGGCAAATTAGAACTTCAGGCATCTGTACCCACCGTACAGTTAAATCAAGTCAGAGAGGGTGCAGCAGTTCAGGTGACATCTGATGTTAACCCCCGCATCCGCTTAAGGGGGACAGTACGGGAAATTATCCCAGTGGTAGACGATAAACGCCGGGAAGCTACGGTCAAAATTGACTTGCCGGGAACTAGTTGGTTAAAACCAGGAATGTTTGCCAGAGCCGCAATTAATACTAGTACGGTGTTAGGAGTGGCAGTACCCCAGAAAGTAGTAGTTCCCCAACCTGACGGCAGCGCGATCGCATTCATCCTATCAGGTGAAGACACGGTGCGCGCTCAAAAAGTAGAACTAGGGGAAGTCCTTAATAATGGCAAAGTTGAAATCAAAAATGGTTTGCAAGCAGGCGATCGCGTAGTTAACCAAGGTGCCGGCTACCTCAAAGATGGTGACAAGGTGCGAGTAGTCAGTACCCCAGGTAATGACCAATAA
- a CDS encoding Npun_R2479 family HD domain-containing metalloprotein, translating into MFNATEILIDVFVKQIRDGYRRTYGCLKGDYQDIIAWAGTMALENIANSDALYHNVEHSILVTLVGQEILRGKHIREGGVSSEDWLHCVISLLCHDIGYVKGVCRQDREDAGLYATGNENRMISLAPGASDASLTPYHVDRAKLFIDERFGGHKLIDSEVIKSNIELTRFPVPVAEDHQCTDSYAGLVRAADLIGQLSDPRYLRKITSLFYEFEETGMNKVLGYQTPADLRKNYAKFYWHGVYPYIQDGLRYLSLTQQGKQIVANLYSNVFVVEHEIPQEEKLYLVEQLRA; encoded by the coding sequence ATGTTCAATGCCACGGAAATCCTAATTGATGTTTTTGTAAAACAGATTCGAGATGGTTATCGTCGTACCTATGGCTGTTTGAAAGGTGACTATCAAGATATTATTGCTTGGGCTGGCACCATGGCATTAGAAAATATTGCCAATAGTGATGCTTTGTATCACAACGTCGAACATTCCATCCTCGTCACCCTGGTAGGGCAAGAAATCCTACGTGGTAAACATATTCGTGAAGGAGGTGTGTCTAGTGAAGACTGGTTGCATTGTGTGATTTCCTTGTTATGCCATGATATTGGCTATGTCAAAGGTGTATGTCGGCAAGATAGAGAAGATGCCGGTTTATATGCAACAGGAAACGAGAATCGGATGATTTCCTTAGCTCCTGGGGCATCGGATGCGAGCCTGACACCTTATCATGTAGATCGGGCAAAATTATTTATTGATGAGCGTTTTGGTGGACATAAATTAATTGATTCCGAAGTCATCAAAAGCAATATTGAACTAACACGTTTTCCTGTACCAGTGGCAGAAGATCATCAATGTACTGATAGTTATGCTGGTTTAGTGCGTGCTGCTGACTTGATTGGGCAACTTAGCGATCCGCGCTACTTAAGGAAGATTACTTCTTTGTTTTATGAATTTGAAGAAACAGGGATGAACAAAGTGCTGGGTTATCAGACTCCAGCTGATTTACGTAAAAACTATGCCAAGTTTTATTGGCATGGAGTGTATCCTTACATTCAAGATGGTTTACGTTATCTATCCTTGACCCAGCAAGGTAAGCAGATTGTAGCCAATCTCTATTCTAATGTGTTTGTTGTGGAGCATGAAATTCCCCAGGAAGAGAAATTATATTTAGTTGAACAACTGCGTGCATAG
- a CDS encoding ABC transporter permease: protein MNWWQRLKKNPLAKFGAVLLILFYTAVIAADFIAPYDPLVPQNSGSLLPPTTVYWQSSTGQFIGPHVYPTTQGDTNLETGDRQIIVDKTKPASLKFFVSGFEYHLLQLKFPLPPKWDEVTIFPGIPLNWHLFGTAGDARFNLLGTDDQGRDQFSRLLYGGRISLFIGIVGVVLTYPLGMLFGGISGYFGGWIDSVIMRVAEVLMTFPSIYLLVSLGAVLPPGLPSSQQFMLIVLITSVISWAGLARVIRGQVLSIKEREFVQAAKAMGGKPIYIILRHVLPQTATYIIISATLTVPSFIGAEAVLSLIGLGIKPPDPSWGNMLSLATNASVLVLQPWLIWPPAMLIILTVLAFNLLGDGLRDALDPRSIQR, encoded by the coding sequence ATGAATTGGTGGCAACGACTCAAGAAAAATCCTTTGGCAAAGTTTGGGGCAGTTTTGTTGATTTTGTTTTACACTGCGGTGATTGCAGCCGATTTTATTGCCCCCTATGATCCGCTAGTTCCACAAAACAGTGGTTCCCTATTACCACCAACTACAGTATATTGGCAGTCATCCACAGGGCAGTTTATCGGTCCCCACGTCTATCCGACAACCCAAGGGGATACAAATTTAGAAACAGGCGATCGCCAAATTATTGTTGATAAAACTAAACCTGCATCTCTGAAATTCTTTGTCTCAGGTTTTGAATACCACCTGTTACAGTTGAAATTCCCCCTACCACCGAAATGGGATGAGGTGACAATTTTCCCTGGTATTCCTTTAAACTGGCATTTATTTGGCACTGCGGGAGATGCCAGATTTAATCTTCTGGGAACTGATGATCAAGGACGTGATCAATTCAGTCGCCTATTGTATGGTGGTCGTATTAGCCTATTTATCGGCATTGTGGGTGTGGTGCTTACCTATCCTCTAGGTATGCTGTTTGGAGGTATTTCTGGTTACTTCGGTGGCTGGATAGATAGCGTCATTATGCGTGTTGCTGAAGTATTAATGACTTTTCCTAGTATTTATTTATTGGTGAGTCTCGGTGCAGTTTTGCCCCCAGGATTACCCAGTAGTCAACAGTTTATGTTAATTGTGTTAATTACTTCAGTAATTAGTTGGGCAGGATTGGCAAGGGTAATTCGTGGACAGGTACTCTCAATTAAAGAGCGGGAGTTTGTCCAAGCTGCAAAAGCGATGGGTGGAAAACCAATATATATTATTCTGCGTCACGTTTTACCCCAAACAGCAACCTATATTATCATTTCTGCCACCTTGACAGTTCCTAGTTTCATTGGTGCGGAAGCTGTGCTGAGTTTGATTGGATTAGGAATTAAACCACCCGATCCTTCCTGGGGAAATATGTTGTCCTTAGCAACAAATGCCTCGGTATTAGTTTTACAACCTTGGCTAATTTGGCCCCCTGCCATGTTAATTATTTTGACAGTATTGGCATTTAATTTACTTGGTGATGGTTTACGTGATGCCCTAGATCCCCGTAGTATTCAGAGGTAA
- a CDS encoding N-acetylmuramoyl-L-alanine amidase, whose protein sequence is MGFLVSSYPTVAQQKNQGNLVQLSQNKVKNKKPLSGTKIIINPGHGGEETGAVGATGYFAKDANLQVSKLLAEELRQNGAIVVMTRDDDRYLSLGDRQAIIKQEEPTIAITIHYTLAADGEDAEKVQGIRAFWYHPQSQGLAVFIHNSLTRKLGRASGGVFWNNLALTRPDISPSVVLELGFFSNPQEFEWITNTQEQRKLATVLAQSITEWLQKTQKSQ, encoded by the coding sequence ATGGGTTTCTTAGTGTCGAGCTACCCCACAGTTGCACAACAGAAAAATCAAGGAAACCTAGTGCAATTATCTCAGAATAAAGTCAAAAACAAAAAGCCTTTATCTGGAACGAAAATTATTATTAATCCAGGACATGGAGGTGAGGAAACAGGTGCGGTAGGTGCAACTGGATATTTTGCCAAGGATGCAAACTTACAAGTGTCAAAGTTGTTAGCTGAAGAGTTGCGCCAAAATGGAGCAATCGTGGTGATGACAAGGGATGATGATAGATATTTATCCTTAGGCGATCGCCAAGCAATTATCAAACAAGAAGAACCGACAATTGCCATTACAATACATTACACCTTGGCTGCTGATGGTGAAGATGCAGAAAAAGTTCAAGGAATTAGAGCTTTTTGGTATCATCCCCAATCCCAGGGTTTGGCTGTTTTCATCCACAATTCCCTAACTCGTAAACTTGGACGTGCATCTGGTGGTGTATTTTGGAATAATTTGGCTTTAACTCGTCCAGACATTTCCCCATCTGTAGTTTTGGAATTGGGTTTTTTCAGCAATCCCCAAGAATTTGAGTGGATAACAAATACTCAAGAACAAAGAAAATTAGCTACTGTTTTGGCACAGAGTATAACAGAGTGGCTACAAAAAACCCAAAAATCCCAGTAG
- the proS gene encoding proline--tRNA ligase, translating into MRLSQMLFVTLRDDPADAEIPSHKLLLRAGYIRRIGSGVYAYLPLMWRVLQKVSQIVREEMNATGAQECLLPQLQPAELWQESGRWDTYTKAEGIMFALTDRRQQNLALGPTHEEIITTVARDMVRSYRQLPLHLYQLQTKFRDEIRPRFGLMRGREFIMKDGYSFHGDEDSLKKTYQDMYHAYSNMLRRCGLKFRAVEADSGAIGGSGSTEFMILADAGEDEVLYTEDGKYAANVEKAVSLPPDAVDSAFSSYEKRETPGTDTIEKLCNFLQCDATQVVKNVLYQAVYDNGVTVLVLVSIRGDQEVNEVKLQNELTRLAPQFGGKAVLKLTVPDKEAQDKWAAKALPLGYIAPDIGDDYIQAIKDVSPKFLRLVDATVTSLKNFITGSNESGYHVVGANWTEQFTLPNITVDIRKARPGDRALHNPEQLLQTARGIEVGHIFQLGTKYSQAMGATYTNEQGEEKPLVMGCYGVGVSRLAQAAVEQSYDKDGIVWSVAIAPYHAIVTVPNINDTQQMAAAEKLYLELNKAGIETLLDDRNERAGVKFKDADLIGIPYRIVTGKALANGKVEIVKRATKESQEIALEDVVVTIQQWITAATSQS; encoded by the coding sequence ATGCGACTGTCACAAATGTTATTCGTCACACTGAGAGATGATCCAGCAGATGCGGAGATTCCCAGCCACAAATTATTACTCCGTGCTGGTTATATTCGTCGCATCGGTAGCGGTGTTTATGCTTATTTGCCTTTGATGTGGCGAGTGCTGCAAAAAGTCTCCCAGATTGTGCGAGAAGAAATGAATGCCACTGGAGCCCAAGAATGCTTGTTACCACAATTACAGCCCGCCGAGCTATGGCAAGAATCAGGACGCTGGGATACCTATACGAAAGCAGAAGGTATAATGTTTGCCCTCACAGATAGAAGACAGCAAAATTTGGCATTAGGTCCCACCCATGAAGAGATAATTACTACCGTAGCCCGTGATATGGTGCGCTCCTATCGTCAATTACCCCTGCACCTGTACCAATTACAAACGAAATTCCGTGATGAAATCCGCCCCCGCTTTGGTTTAATGCGAGGACGGGAATTTATCATGAAGGATGGCTACTCATTCCATGGGGATGAAGATAGCCTGAAAAAAACATACCAGGATATGTACCACGCATACAGTAATATGTTGCGGCGCTGTGGCTTAAAATTTCGGGCTGTGGAAGCTGACTCTGGGGCGATCGGTGGTTCCGGTTCCACAGAATTCATGATTTTGGCAGATGCGGGGGAGGATGAAGTACTGTACACCGAAGATGGCAAGTATGCAGCGAATGTGGAAAAAGCTGTTTCTCTTCCCCCCGATGCGGTAGATTCCGCCTTTAGCAGCTATGAAAAGCGGGAAACACCGGGAACCGACACCATTGAAAAATTGTGTAATTTTCTCCAGTGTGATGCAACTCAAGTCGTCAAGAATGTTCTGTATCAAGCAGTCTATGACAATGGAGTCACAGTACTGGTATTAGTTAGTATTCGTGGCGATCAGGAAGTTAACGAAGTCAAATTACAAAATGAATTAACTAGATTAGCGCCTCAGTTTGGTGGTAAAGCTGTATTGAAATTAACTGTACCAGACAAGGAAGCTCAGGATAAATGGGCGGCAAAAGCCTTACCTCTAGGTTACATTGCCCCAGATATTGGTGATGATTATATCCAAGCTATCAAGGATGTTTCACCGAAGTTTCTCCGGTTAGTTGATGCCACTGTTACTAGCTTGAAAAACTTTATCACCGGCTCTAATGAATCGGGGTATCACGTCGTCGGAGCTAACTGGACAGAGCAATTTACTTTACCAAATATCACCGTAGATATTCGGAAAGCTCGACCAGGCGATCGCGCTCTCCATAACCCTGAACAGCTACTGCAAACTGCCCGTGGTATCGAGGTGGGGCATATTTTCCAACTTGGAACCAAATATTCCCAAGCTATGGGTGCAACCTATACCAACGAGCAAGGGGAAGAAAAACCTTTAGTTATGGGTTGCTATGGTGTGGGGGTTTCCCGTCTAGCTCAGGCTGCCGTAGAACAATCCTATGATAAAGATGGTATTGTCTGGTCAGTGGCGATCGCTCCCTACCATGCCATTGTCACCGTTCCCAATATTAACGATACTCAACAAATGGCAGCCGCCGAAAAACTGTATTTAGAACTCAACAAAGCCGGAATTGAAACATTACTTGATGATAGAAATGAGCGAGCTGGAGTCAAATTTAAAGATGCTGATTTAATCGGTATTCCCTATAGAATTGTCACCGGAAAAGCTCTAGCTAATGGGAAAGTGGAGATTGTCAAACGTGCCACGAAAGAATCTCAAGAAATTGCCCTAGAGGATGTTGTGGTGACGATTCAGCAGTGGATTACAGCAGCCACTTCTCAATCATAA
- a CDS encoding 1-acyl-sn-glycerol-3-phosphate acyltransferase, with protein sequence MSQAQPPLEFIPPALNPVFLRLCQLLLPAWVRWQTPISEIEADNVETLVDLYRQFQEKKVRFMMAFRHPSTADPICLAYLLSQIVPRVARRKGVKLNNPVHAHFIYDRGIPLWAGSHIGWVASRLGGTPIQRGKADWTGLKSARDLFANGQLPMAAAPEGTTNGLSELVNPLEPGIAQMGFWCAEDLQKQGKEEQVLILPVGIEYSYVDAPWQAIAKMLSDLEVDSGLPTPKNSQNPTLENLYPRLLALAERLLTLMEDFYTRFYHQKLPHQAGKVTEINDINTAIATRLQALMDIVLQVAEQYFDITAKGNFNDRCRRVEQAGWNYIFREDFKDIKALSPLEKALGDRVAEEANLRMWHMRLVESFVAVTGSYIREKPTAERFAETTLLVWDMVCRIKGGNPFTRPNLGKQKAKITIGEPLSVSDRYPNYKGSRQGARQAVGELTKDLQIALENLI encoded by the coding sequence ATGTCTCAAGCTCAACCACCTTTAGAATTTATTCCCCCAGCGCTTAACCCGGTGTTTCTCCGCCTTTGTCAGTTATTGTTACCTGCATGGGTACGCTGGCAAACTCCGATTAGTGAGATTGAAGCAGATAATGTCGAGACTTTGGTGGATTTATATCGGCAGTTTCAGGAGAAAAAAGTCCGCTTCATGATGGCGTTTCGTCATCCTAGTACTGCTGATCCAATTTGTCTTGCCTATTTGCTCTCACAAATTGTGCCTAGGGTAGCACGACGCAAGGGTGTCAAGCTGAATAATCCAGTTCACGCTCATTTTATCTACGATCGCGGTATTCCTCTATGGGCAGGTTCTCATATTGGTTGGGTTGCCTCTCGTTTAGGAGGAACTCCGATTCAAAGGGGGAAAGCTGACTGGACTGGGTTAAAATCAGCACGGGATTTGTTTGCCAATGGACAATTACCCATGGCAGCTGCACCGGAGGGTACAACTAACGGTTTATCGGAACTTGTGAATCCCCTGGAACCTGGTATTGCCCAAATGGGTTTTTGGTGTGCGGAAGACTTGCAAAAACAGGGTAAAGAGGAACAGGTTTTAATTTTACCAGTAGGCATTGAATATAGTTACGTGGATGCTCCGTGGCAGGCGATCGCCAAGATGTTGAGTGACTTAGAAGTTGACAGTGGTTTGCCGACACCGAAAAATTCGCAAAACCCAACTTTAGAAAATCTCTATCCCCGTTTATTGGCTTTGGCGGAGAGATTGCTGACTCTCATGGAAGATTTTTATACTCGTTTTTATCATCAGAAATTGCCTCACCAAGCTGGCAAAGTTACAGAAATTAACGATATTAATACTGCGATCGCCACCCGTTTACAAGCACTGATGGATATTGTTTTACAGGTGGCAGAACAGTATTTTGATATTACTGCTAAGGGTAATTTTAATGACCGTTGTCGCCGTGTGGAGCAGGCAGGGTGGAATTATATTTTTCGGGAAGATTTTAAGGATATTAAAGCTCTCTCACCCTTAGAAAAAGCCCTTGGCGATCGCGTTGCGGAGGAAGCAAATCTGCGAATGTGGCATATGCGTTTAGTGGAAAGCTTTGTCGCTGTGACTGGCAGCTATATCCGCGAAAAACCGACAGCAGAACGTTTTGCCGAAACAACTTTGCTGGTGTGGGATATGGTATGTCGCATCAAGGGTGGTAATCCCTTTACCCGTCCAAATTTAGGTAAGCAAAAGGCAAAAATTACCATTGGTGAACCCTTATCTGTGAGCGATCGCTATCCAAATTACAAAGGTAGTCGTCAAGGTGCAAGACAAGCTGTTGGTGAGTTGACAAAGGATTTACAGATAGCTCTAGAAAACCTGATTTAA
- a CDS encoding Uma2 family endonuclease → MATRIIPPYPQLVISWQPLPQDFQLEDEPVENTGQPILAGALRESLEISGFLQPQMLVASNFGLCATINEQFIAKAPDWVYIPRVNQILAERKSYTPNLEGDIPALAIEFLSDTDGSEYSVKRTYPPGKWFFYEQILQIPIYAIFEPDSGLLEVYYLENGHYQLKLPDENGRHWIDSMGLFIGTWQGTKEGRTGYWLRWWDGDGNLLPWAVEQIEQERQRAEQERQKNEQLIAFLQAQGIDPNNLPMGE, encoded by the coding sequence ATGGCAACTAGAATTATCCCGCCATATCCCCAACTTGTTATATCTTGGCAACCCTTACCTCAGGATTTTCAGCTAGAGGATGAACCAGTGGAAAATACAGGTCAGCCAATTTTGGCTGGTGCTTTACGTGAAAGTCTCGAAATCAGTGGTTTTCTGCAACCGCAAATGCTGGTAGCCTCAAATTTTGGTCTTTGTGCCACAATTAACGAACAATTTATCGCCAAAGCACCTGACTGGGTTTATATTCCCAGAGTCAATCAGATATTAGCAGAACGCAAAAGCTACACACCCAACTTAGAAGGTGATATTCCCGCATTAGCCATAGAGTTTCTCTCAGATACCGATGGTAGTGAATATTCTGTTAAGCGCACCTATCCACCAGGTAAATGGTTTTTCTATGAGCAGATTTTACAAATTCCCATCTATGCGATTTTTGAACCAGATAGCGGTTTACTAGAAGTTTATTACCTCGAAAATGGACATTATCAACTAAAATTACCCGATGAAAATGGTCGCCATTGGATTGATTCCATGGGTTTATTTATCGGAACTTGGCAAGGAACCAAGGAAGGTAGAACTGGTTATTGGTTGCGCTGGTGGGACGGGGATGGTAACTTGTTACCTTGGGCTGTGGAGCAGATTGAGCAGGAACGTCAACGTGCTGAGCAGGAACGTCAAAAAAACGAACAACTCATAGCTTTTTTACAAGCTCAAGGAATTGACCCCAATAATTTACCCATGGGGGAATAG
- a CDS encoding diacylglycerol/polyprenol kinase family protein, giving the protein MLSLHPVLESISSVWWQIAIAAAWVALVLLVTWIASHFAKAEPEILRKIVHIGTGNVILIAWWLDIPAYVGIAASVLAGVVTLLSYRFPLLPINSVGRRSLGTFFYAVSIGVLVACFWYLQQPQYAALGILVMAWGDGMAALIGQKLGKHKYQLFGGNKSWEGSLTMVLVSFIICSLIFVGVQGNIWQTWVVSLIVAIAATFLETVSFLGIDNLTVPLGSASLAFWLIQLTR; this is encoded by the coding sequence TTGCTGAGTCTACATCCCGTGTTAGAGTCTATTTCTTCAGTCTGGTGGCAAATTGCGATCGCTGCTGCTTGGGTTGCTCTAGTTCTGCTTGTTACATGGATAGCGAGTCATTTTGCCAAAGCTGAACCGGAAATTTTGCGGAAGATTGTCCACATCGGTACTGGCAATGTGATTTTAATCGCTTGGTGGTTAGACATTCCCGCCTATGTAGGAATTGCAGCTTCAGTTCTAGCTGGTGTTGTCACCCTCCTATCCTATCGTTTTCCCTTGCTTCCTATCAACAGCGTCGGCAGGCGAAGCTTAGGTACTTTCTTCTATGCTGTGAGTATTGGTGTGTTAGTGGCTTGTTTTTGGTATCTTCAACAACCCCAGTATGCAGCTTTAGGTATTCTAGTAATGGCTTGGGGCGACGGAATGGCTGCATTAATTGGACAAAAATTAGGTAAACATAAATACCAACTTTTTGGCGGCAATAAAAGCTGGGAAGGTTCCCTGACAATGGTTTTAGTAAGTTTTATTATCTGTAGTTTAATTTTTGTTGGTGTTCAAGGCAACATTTGGCAGACTTGGGTGGTGTCCTTGATAGTGGCGATCGCTGCCACTTTTTTAGAAACAGTGTCTTTTCTGGGTATTGATAATTTAACAGTACCCCTAGGTAGTGCATCCCTGGCTTTTTGGTTGATACAACTCACTAGATAA
- the yidD gene encoding membrane protein insertion efficiency factor YidD, translating into MKLFFITLIKIYRLAISPLFPPTCRFQPTCSMYAIQAIDKFGVWKGSYLAARRILRCHPFHPGGYDPVPEVWGNAPDSHCCEHEHKE; encoded by the coding sequence ATGAAGTTATTTTTCATTACTCTAATTAAGATATATCGTCTAGCCATATCTCCCTTGTTTCCCCCTACCTGTCGCTTTCAACCCACTTGTTCAATGTATGCAATCCAGGCGATCGACAAGTTCGGAGTCTGGAAAGGTAGTTACTTAGCAGCACGTCGCATTTTACGCTGTCACCCCTTCCATCCGGGTGGTTATGATCCTGTTCCCGAAGTCTGGGGAAATGCTCCCGATTCACACTGTTGTGAACATGAACATAAAGAGTAG
- a CDS encoding SH3 domain-containing protein, with translation MTFTGGKVIAIGKLKSPSAAIKVKIRQTPKRVGDSINSPNSNILAEVVSGTQVKVLEKGTGDAVSGSTTWYKVVYEAPQPDIVGWVHSSVIDLSSVVNPTDPGNNPPEKDTLLRFKTNTGMEVRIFTKGGQSYMNVFNKPKNVTELSGALAVRERDTTTRRITYRANNKQYTYTVVFIPSGDVSLTIRELDGDLVASERGVGPTGNEWAA, from the coding sequence ATGACTTTCACCGGTGGAAAAGTAATTGCAATTGGTAAACTCAAGAGTCCCAGTGCAGCGATTAAAGTAAAAATTCGTCAAACACCCAAGCGAGTTGGTGACAGTATTAATAGTCCTAATAGTAATATTTTGGCAGAAGTTGTCTCTGGAACCCAGGTGAAGGTTCTAGAAAAAGGAACAGGTGATGCAGTTTCGGGAAGTACTACCTGGTACAAAGTAGTTTATGAAGCTCCTCAACCAGATATTGTTGGTTGGGTACACAGCAGCGTGATTGACCTATCATCCGTAGTTAATCCTACAGACCCTGGCAATAATCCTCCTGAAAAAGATACCTTACTACGCTTTAAAACCAATACTGGCATGGAAGTCAGAATTTTTACTAAGGGTGGACAATCTTATATGAATGTCTTTAATAAGCCCAAAAATGTCACAGAATTAAGTGGAGCATTAGCTGTCAGAGAAAGAGATACTACAACTCGCAGAATTACCTATCGAGCCAATAATAAGCAATATACCTACACTGTGGTGTTTATTCCTTCTGGTGATGTTTCTTTAACCATCCGTGAACTAGATGGTGATTTAGTTGCATCAGAAAGAGGTGTGGGACCAACTGGTAATGAATGGGCTGCTTAA
- a CDS encoding M15 family metallopeptidase, with protein MRPYHTIPIHECGEPLVAIPLELFAVESPHPYEKLSAPYGEHSPYFLRQTVVEKLVTAQNCLQMFRPDWTIQVFDAYRPVAVQKFMVNHAFAEAVRERGWENMELSEVQLEAIWSAVYDIWAEPSLDMRTPPPHSTGAAVDVTLVDEMGRIIDMGSVIDEMSERSLPDYYLNHSHPQAEIFHQHRTLLRDIMEKSGFQRNPKEWWHFSYGDQMWAWLNSQRNSQDSFIAQYGRL; from the coding sequence ATGCGACCTTATCATACAATCCCAATTCATGAATGTGGTGAACCGTTAGTTGCTATACCTTTAGAACTGTTTGCAGTCGAATCTCCCCATCCCTACGAGAAATTGTCAGCACCCTATGGTGAGCATTCTCCCTACTTTTTGCGGCAAACTGTAGTGGAAAAATTAGTCACTGCTCAAAATTGTCTGCAAATGTTTCGTCCTGACTGGACTATTCAAGTTTTTGATGCCTATCGTCCCGTTGCTGTGCAAAAATTTATGGTAAATCATGCTTTTGCTGAAGCTGTGCGAGAGCGGGGATGGGAAAATATGGAGTTATCGGAGGTTCAATTAGAGGCAATTTGGTCAGCAGTTTATGACATTTGGGCAGAACCAAGTCTAGATATGAGGACTCCCCCACCCCATAGTACAGGTGCAGCAGTTGATGTCACCTTAGTTGATGAAATGGGGAGAATTATCGATATGGGTTCGGTAATAGATGAAATGTCAGAGCGATCGCTACCAGACTATTACCTCAATCATTCCCATCCCCAAGCTGAGATTTTCCATCAACATCGTACCCTTCTGCGTGACATCATGGAAAAGTCTGGTTTCCAGCGTAATCCTAAGGAATGGTGGCATTTTTCCTACGGTGATCAAATGTGGGCATGGTTAAATAGTCAAAGAAATTCCCAGGATAGTTTCATTGCCCAGTATGGCAGGTTGTGA